Within the bacterium genome, the region AAGATCTGTCATGGTCCGAGTCTACGGCTTCGGGCGCTCGCGTGTACACGGCAGGGTTCGGCAGATCCGGACAACTCGGTATAGGGGCCTGCTAAACTCCCCGGTGTGGACAGCTTGGTCGACCCGGAGGTCCACGCTTTGTTCGGACTACAGGCGCAGGTATTCGCGCACCGAGGCGAGCAGGGACTCCGCTGGCACGCCGTGGCCGGCGAAGCGCCTTGCGTCGAGTTGACGCAAGAGGTCGATGGCTTCGCGGTCGTCGATGCGCTCCGCGATCTCATCTGTAGTCAGGGGAACTGCGTCGAAGCGGTGTCGCACTTGAATGCCCGCCTTGACGGCATTCGAGAGCAGTTCGGTGAGGCGTTCGGTTCCCAGGGCCTGACACGCAGCTTCGAACGACTCGCGCGGCGAAGGGGGTTTCGGTCCCGCCCAGTGCGAGAACCCGGAGCGCTGCCAGCGGCGTAGATAGAGCACCGATGAGAGTCCGATTGTGAAGGCAATCCCGATGATCCAGGTCCACGGCAAGCGTTGCGGCGGGATCACGAGCTTCTCGTTTTCCCAAGGTGACTTTTCCAACGCGGCCGCCTTGCTCACCACTTCGAATGCGAGCGCATCCGAACGCGCGACCCGAAACGACTTCGCGTCTGGGTCGAAGTACGGGAATTCGATTTCGGGCACGAGATAGCGACCGGGTTTGCTCACGACCAGTGAAAACCGCAGGGTCCAGCGCGTCGTGGCCCGGCCATTGCTCTCGCCGACGAAGAGTCTTCGATTCGCGGGAAAGACTTCGA harbors:
- a CDS encoding protein BatD, which codes for MRSARSGLRGLGILWLLSCSMLFASSSRAGPNLGSAEDFNIAIEIDPPSVVAHQQVVLRIRVEHPNAARASWKPPAFEGFWMERLATRTRESDSDGRRVTSFRRALFPARTGTLEIPESHLLLHRKGKPDRKLEVPGASVKVTPLPRSGPGSTASTPMVGKLQIRVSAAESRIRIGKSLELLLELWGEGNIWDASIPDLDRLLGDSVEVFPANRRLFVGESNGRATTRWTLRFSLVVSKPGRYLVPEIEFPYFDPDAKSFRVARSDALAFEVVSKAAALEKSPWENEKLVIPPQRLPWTWIIGIAFTIGLSSVLYLRRWQRSGFSHWAGPKPPSPRESFEAACQALGTERLTELLSNAVKAGIQVRHRFDAVPLTTDEIAERIDDREAIDLLRQLDARRFAGHGVPAESLLASVREYLRL